In one window of Rhizobium glycinendophyticum DNA:
- the dapF gene encoding diaminopimelate epimerase: MSDRVEFARMNGLGNKILVVDMRGRTDRVTPAAAIALAADPATVFDQIMAIHDPKLDGTDAYIDILNCDGSKAQACGNGTRCVVQALASETGRKSFTFQTIAGILNAVEHQDGTISVDMGKPVFAWDKIPLSEEFHDTSRIELQIGPIDAPILHSPSAMSMGNPHAVFWVDRDPMTYDLERFGPLLENHPIFPEKANITLAQVTSKTSMVTRTWERGAGLTLACGSAACAAGVSAARTGRTERKVTITVASSPNRGTLTIDWRPDDKVVMTGPAEWEWSGTVNPTTGDWQRDESGQAEAATP; the protein is encoded by the coding sequence ATGTCGGATCGGGTCGAATTCGCGAGGATGAACGGGCTTGGCAACAAGATCCTGGTCGTCGACATGCGCGGTCGCACCGACCGGGTGACGCCGGCTGCCGCGATTGCGCTCGCCGCCGATCCCGCGACCGTCTTTGACCAGATCATGGCGATCCACGATCCGAAGCTCGACGGCACCGACGCCTATATCGACATCCTGAACTGCGATGGCTCGAAGGCGCAGGCCTGCGGCAATGGCACGCGCTGCGTGGTACAGGCACTGGCCAGCGAAACAGGTCGCAAGAGCTTCACCTTCCAGACCATCGCCGGCATCCTCAACGCCGTCGAGCATCAGGACGGGACGATCTCCGTCGACATGGGTAAGCCGGTCTTTGCCTGGGACAAGATCCCGCTGTCTGAAGAATTCCACGACACCAGCCGCATCGAGCTGCAGATCGGCCCGATCGACGCGCCGATCCTGCATTCGCCCTCGGCCATGTCGATGGGCAATCCGCATGCCGTTTTCTGGGTCGATCGCGATCCGATGACCTATGATCTGGAACGCTTTGGGCCGCTCCTGGAAAACCATCCGATCTTCCCGGAAAAGGCCAATATCACCCTGGCCCAGGTGACCTCGAAGACATCCATGGTGACGCGTACCTGGGAACGCGGCGCCGGCCTGACGCTCGCCTGCGGCTCTGCCGCCTGTGCCGCCGGCGTCTCTGCGGCTCGTACCGGCCGCACCGAGCGCAAGGTGACGATCACGGTGGCGTCGAGCCCCAATCGCGGCACGCTGACCATCGACTGGCGACCAGATGACAAGGTCGTAATGACCGGTCCCGCCGAATGGGAATGGTCCGGCACGGTTAATCCTACGACCGGGGACTGGCAGCGTGACGAGAGCGGGCAGGCAGAGGCCGCCACCCCGTGA
- the ffh gene encoding signal recognition particle protein, whose protein sequence is MFENLQDRLGSILNGLTGRGALSEADVSAALREVRRALLEADVALEVVRSFTDKVREKAVGAAVLKSIKPGQMVVKIVHDELVEMLGTEGVSIDLNAPAPVVIMMVGLQGSGKTTTTGKIAKRLTDREKKKVLMASLDTRRPAAQEQLRQLGVQTGIDTLPVIAGQSPTDIASRAVQAAKLGGHDVVILDTAGRTHIDEPLMIEMAEIKSRAKPHEILLVADSLTGQDAVNLARNFDERVGITGLVLTRMDGDGRGGAALSMRAVTGKPIKLIGVGEKMTELDEFHPRRIADRILGMGDIVSLVEKAAENIDAEKARAMAEKMAKGKFDLNDLAEQIKQMQAMGGMGGIMGMMPGMAGMKDKISAAGLDDKVFKRQLAIISSMTKAERANPDMLKHSRKKRIAAGSGTDAADINKLLKMHRQMADMMKAMGGKGKGGMMKQMMGGLASKMGLGGMVGGMGMPDLSKMDPKQLEALAKQAEAAGMKPGGLPGLGGGGLPGLGGAKLPGLGGGGFPGLPGLPKKK, encoded by the coding sequence ATGTTTGAAAACCTCCAGGACCGTCTTGGATCCATTCTGAATGGACTGACCGGCCGTGGCGCACTGTCCGAGGCGGATGTCTCGGCTGCTCTGCGCGAGGTCCGTCGTGCCCTTCTCGAGGCCGACGTCGCTCTCGAAGTCGTCCGCTCCTTCACCGACAAGGTCCGCGAAAAGGCCGTCGGTGCCGCCGTTCTGAAGTCGATCAAACCCGGGCAGATGGTCGTCAAGATCGTCCATGACGAGCTGGTCGAAATGCTCGGCACCGAAGGGGTGTCGATCGACCTCAACGCACCGGCCCCCGTCGTAATCATGATGGTCGGTCTGCAGGGTTCTGGTAAGACGACCACCACGGGCAAGATCGCCAAGCGTCTGACCGATCGCGAGAAGAAGAAGGTCCTGATGGCCTCGCTCGACACGCGTCGGCCGGCCGCCCAGGAACAGCTTCGTCAGCTCGGCGTCCAGACCGGCATCGATACGCTGCCGGTGATCGCCGGCCAGTCGCCGACCGATATCGCATCGCGTGCTGTGCAAGCGGCCAAGCTCGGCGGCCATGACGTGGTCATCCTCGACACCGCCGGCCGTACGCATATCGACGAGCCGCTGATGATCGAGATGGCCGAGATCAAGTCTCGCGCCAAGCCGCATGAAATCCTGCTCGTCGCCGACTCGCTCACCGGGCAGGACGCCGTCAATCTGGCGCGCAATTTCGACGAACGCGTCGGCATCACCGGCCTCGTTCTGACCCGCATGGACGGCGATGGCCGTGGCGGTGCGGCGCTCTCGATGCGTGCCGTCACCGGCAAGCCGATCAAGCTGATCGGCGTCGGCGAAAAGATGACGGAGCTCGACGAGTTCCACCCCCGCCGTATCGCTGACCGCATTCTCGGCATGGGCGACATTGTCTCGCTGGTCGAGAAGGCCGCCGAGAATATCGATGCGGAAAAAGCCCGCGCCATGGCCGAGAAGATGGCCAAGGGCAAGTTCGACCTCAACGACCTGGCCGAGCAGATCAAGCAGATGCAGGCCATGGGCGGCATGGGCGGGATCATGGGCATGATGCCGGGCATGGCGGGCATGAAGGACAAGATTTCCGCCGCCGGCCTCGACGACAAGGTCTTCAAGCGCCAGCTCGCCATCATCTCCTCGATGACCAAGGCCGAGCGCGCCAATCCGGACATGCTGAAGCATTCCCGCAAGAAGCGCATCGCGGCCGGCTCCGGCACGGATGCTGCCGACATCAATAAGCTTTTGAAGATGCATCGCCAGATGGCCGACATGATGAAGGCCATGGGCGGCAAAGGCAAAGGCGGCATGATGAAGCAGATGATGGGCGGCCTGGCCTCGAAAATGGGCCTCGGCGGCATGGTTGGCGGCATGGGCATGCCGGATCTGTCAAAAATGGATCCGAAGCAGCTCGAAGCGCTGGCCAAGCAGGCGGAAGCCGCCGGCATGAAGCCGGGCGGCCTGCCCGGTCTCGGTGGCGGCGGTCTGCCGGGCCTTGGTGGAGCGAAGCTTCCCGGCCTGGGCGGCGGTGGTTTCCCGGGCCTTCCCGGCCTGCCGAAGAAGAAGTGA
- a CDS encoding thiazole synthase: MALELYGKAVSSRLLLGTARYPSPAILAEAVRRSKTEIVTVSLRRETAGGKAGGAFFQLIRDLGVHVLPNTAGCHSAREAVLTAKMAREVFSTTWIKLEVIGHHDTLQPDVFELVEAAKILGSEGFEVFPYTTDDLVVGEKLLAAGCRVLMPWCAPIGSAMGPQNLPALKSMRAEFRDVPLIVDAGIGRPSHATTVMELGYDAVLLNTAVASAGDPAAMAEAFAKAIEAGQIARQAGMLEPRDMAVPSTPVIGKGVFV, encoded by the coding sequence ATGGCCCTGGAACTCTATGGCAAGGCAGTCTCCTCGCGCCTCTTGCTCGGCACCGCGCGCTACCCCTCGCCTGCGATCCTGGCCGAAGCCGTTCGGCGCTCGAAGACCGAGATCGTCACTGTCTCGCTGCGCCGGGAGACCGCAGGCGGCAAGGCGGGCGGGGCCTTCTTCCAGCTGATCCGCGATCTCGGTGTGCATGTCCTGCCCAACACCGCCGGCTGCCACAGCGCCCGAGAGGCGGTGCTGACGGCAAAGATGGCGCGCGAGGTCTTCAGCACTACCTGGATCAAGCTTGAGGTGATCGGCCATCACGACACGCTGCAGCCTGACGTTTTCGAACTCGTGGAAGCGGCGAAGATCCTCGGTTCCGAGGGCTTCGAGGTTTTCCCCTACACGACAGACGATCTGGTGGTCGGGGAAAAGCTGCTCGCCGCCGGATGCCGTGTTCTGATGCCATGGTGCGCGCCGATTGGCAGTGCCATGGGCCCGCAGAATCTGCCGGCGCTCAAATCCATGCGGGCGGAATTTCGCGACGTGCCGCTGATCGTCGATGCCGGCATCGGTCGCCCCTCCCATGCGACAACAGTGATGGAGCTTGGCTATGACGCCGTGTTGCTCAACACCGCTGTTGCCTCGGCCGGTGATCCGGCCGCGATGGCAGAGGCTTTTGCCAAGGCGATCGAGGCAGGACAAATCGCCCGTCAAGCCGGTATGCTGGAACCGCGCGACATGGCGGTACCGTCAACACCCGTCATCGGAAAGGGGGTCTTCGTATGA
- the rimM gene encoding ribosome maturation factor RimM (Essential for efficient processing of 16S rRNA), giving the protein MSTLENPILMAVIGAAQGLRGEVRVKTFTEDQLGLADYGVLYSADGRKFEILDIRDGKTVAIVRFRGINDRNAAEALNGTELFVNRDALPDEDLDDDEFYYADLEGLQVYDAENNHYGAVTAVYDFGAGDLLELKGPGKRPVLIPFSEAAVLEIDLEGGRLLVDPIAAGLKDDGEEKPYGAGGGMPRPNGRR; this is encoded by the coding sequence ATGAGCACGCTGGAAAATCCGATACTGATGGCCGTCATCGGCGCCGCCCAGGGCCTGCGCGGCGAAGTGCGGGTAAAGACCTTCACCGAAGATCAACTTGGGCTGGCTGATTACGGCGTCCTCTACAGTGCCGATGGCCGCAAATTCGAGATCCTCGACATTCGCGACGGCAAGACCGTAGCCATTGTCCGGTTCCGTGGCATCAACGACCGCAACGCGGCAGAAGCGCTGAACGGCACCGAACTCTTCGTCAACAGGGACGCGTTGCCCGACGAGGATCTCGACGATGACGAGTTTTACTATGCCGACTTGGAAGGCCTCCAAGTCTATGACGCCGAGAACAACCATTACGGCGCAGTCACTGCGGTTTATGATTTTGGCGCCGGCGACCTTCTGGAGCTGAAAGGCCCCGGTAAGCGCCCTGTTCTCATTCCCTTCTCCGAAGCGGCCGTCCTTGAGATCGATCTCGAAGGTGGACGCCTGCTGGTCGATCCCATCGCAGCTGGCCTAAAGGACGATGGCGAGGAGAAGCCCTATGGCGCCGGTGGAGGAATGCCGCGCCCGAATGGGCGTCGCTGA
- the thiS gene encoding sulfur carrier protein ThiS, with translation MKLTVNGEALELDAGNLADLLAKLDYEGDWLATAVNGELVHREERSTHHLKEGDRIEILSPMQGG, from the coding sequence ATGAAGCTCACCGTCAACGGAGAAGCCCTGGAGCTCGATGCCGGTAATCTGGCCGATCTGCTCGCAAAGCTCGACTACGAGGGCGACTGGCTGGCAACCGCCGTCAATGGCGAGCTGGTTCATCGCGAGGAGCGATCCACGCATCACTTGAAGGAGGGCGATCGGATCGAGATCCTTTCGCCCATGCAGGGAGGCTGA
- the rpsP gene encoding 30S ribosomal protein S16: protein MSLKIRLARGGSKKRPYYQIVVADARAPRDGRFLEKVGSWNPMLGKDNEKRVELNADLIKEWIAKGAQPTDRVLRFLAEAGLAERAVRSNPDKAKPGKKAQERAAEKAQKAADAAAAAAEAAAE, encoded by the coding sequence ATGTCCCTCAAGATTCGTCTCGCCCGCGGTGGTTCCAAGAAGCGCCCGTACTACCAGATCGTCGTTGCTGACGCCCGCGCTCCGCGCGACGGCCGCTTCCTGGAGAAGGTCGGTTCCTGGAACCCGATGCTCGGCAAGGACAACGAAAAGCGCGTTGAACTCAACGCTGACCTGATCAAGGAATGGATTGCCAAGGGCGCCCAGCCGACAGACCGCGTTCTGCGCTTCCTCGCTGAGGCCGGCCTGGCCGAACGCGCTGTTCGCAGCAACCCGGACAAGGCAAAGCCGGGCAAGAAGGCCCAGGAACGCGCTGCCGAGAAGGCACAGAAGGCTGCCGACGCCGCGGCCGCTGCTGCAGAAGCCGCTGCGGAATAA
- a CDS encoding thiamine phosphate synthase, whose protein sequence is MKLDPFYLIVDNADWIERLVPLGVKLVQLRMKDAEESVLRQHIRRARQCCADHGCHLIVNDYWQIAIDEACGFIHLGQEDLATADLAAIRSAGLKLGLSTHEKAELETALAAKPDYVALGPVYPTVLKKMPWAPQGLERLTVWKERIRPLPLVAIGGLRPDRLPGVFAAGADSAAVVTDITLHADPEARTREWLEVTEPWR, encoded by the coding sequence ATGAAGCTCGATCCCTTCTACCTCATCGTGGACAATGCAGACTGGATCGAGCGGCTGGTGCCGCTGGGGGTCAAGCTGGTGCAGCTGCGGATGAAGGACGCCGAGGAAAGCGTGCTTCGCCAGCACATCCGCCGCGCCCGGCAATGCTGCGCCGACCACGGCTGCCACCTCATCGTCAACGACTACTGGCAGATCGCCATCGACGAGGCCTGCGGCTTTATCCATCTCGGCCAGGAGGATCTGGCAACGGCAGACCTCGCAGCCATCCGCAGCGCAGGCCTGAAGCTCGGCCTCTCGACCCATGAAAAGGCCGAGCTCGAAACGGCGCTGGCTGCCAAGCCTGACTATGTCGCTCTCGGCCCCGTCTATCCGACGGTCCTGAAAAAAATGCCCTGGGCGCCGCAGGGTCTGGAACGGCTGACGGTGTGGAAGGAAAGGATCAGGCCCCTGCCCCTGGTCGCGATCGGTGGTCTTCGTCCCGACCGGCTACCCGGCGTCTTTGCGGCAGGTGCTGACAGTGCGGCGGTGGTGACAGACATTACCTTGCATGCCGATCCTGAGGCGCGAACCCGGGAATGGCTTGAGGTAACCGAACCATGGCGTTGA
- the thiO gene encoding glycine oxidase ThiO: MTVLVKGAGVAGLATALELARRGIAVEVVERRADIGLGASHWAGGMLAPYCEREAAEEIVLTSGLAAADWWDEAVPGLVQRRGTLVLANPRDLADLKRFATRTRGHRWLGADEIAELEPDLKGCFGTGLFFSEEAHLHPRQALRGLYEAARRLGVSFRFGEEADEAVGYSTTVDCRGPQAIGEIEGLRGVRGEMLYLETGDVALSRPVRLLHPRHPLYIVPRGNGLFMLGATMIETDDDGPITARSMMELLNTAYALHPAFAEARIVETGTGIRPAFPDNVPRLIDTSEGLAVAGMHRHGFLLAPALAREAAERLTKLDASERRRTA; this comes from the coding sequence ATGACCGTTCTGGTGAAGGGCGCCGGTGTCGCGGGGCTGGCGACGGCGCTGGAACTGGCGCGCAGGGGTATCGCCGTCGAGGTCGTGGAGCGCCGGGCCGATATCGGGCTTGGCGCCTCCCATTGGGCGGGCGGCATGCTCGCCCCCTATTGCGAGCGGGAGGCGGCGGAAGAGATCGTGCTGACATCGGGTCTTGCCGCTGCCGACTGGTGGGACGAGGCCGTGCCGGGTCTCGTCCAGCGCCGGGGCACGCTTGTGCTGGCTAATCCCCGCGATCTCGCCGACCTCAAGCGCTTTGCGACCCGCACGCGCGGCCATCGCTGGCTGGGCGCGGACGAGATCGCAGAGCTTGAGCCGGATCTCAAAGGCTGTTTCGGCACCGGCCTCTTCTTTTCAGAGGAGGCGCATCTTCATCCACGCCAGGCCTTGCGGGGTCTGTATGAAGCCGCACGGAGGCTCGGTGTTTCCTTCCGCTTTGGGGAGGAGGCGGACGAGGCTGTAGGCTATTCAACGACCGTCGATTGCCGGGGACCACAGGCGATCGGCGAGATCGAAGGATTACGCGGTGTGCGCGGAGAGATGCTCTATCTGGAAACAGGCGATGTTGCCCTCTCCCGTCCCGTGCGCCTCCTGCATCCCCGCCACCCCCTCTACATCGTGCCGCGCGGCAACGGACTGTTCATGCTGGGCGCGACCATGATCGAGACTGACGACGACGGGCCGATCACCGCGCGCTCGATGATGGAGCTGCTCAACACCGCCTATGCGCTGCACCCGGCCTTTGCCGAGGCGCGCATCGTGGAAACCGGCACCGGCATCCGCCCGGCTTTCCCGGACAATGTGCCCCGCCTTATCGACACCTCCGAAGGCCTGGCAGTGGCCGGTATGCACCGCCACGGCTTTCTGCTGGCACCGGCCCTGGCGCGCGAGGCGGCGGAAAGGCTGACGAAGTTGGACGCTTCTGAGCGAAGGAGGACCGCATGA
- a CDS encoding MBL fold metallo-hydrolase — translation MNRRSFFKWSGFGLVAAAIGGLGLREAQAGNRYYTGPISDHFDGKVFFNPGGEEPRGFTDLLRWQLGGGKIDWPKAVAAADFVTTRPEPRVEGSRLVVTMVGHATLLIQTAGLNILTDPVWSERASPVSFAGPKRNNPPGVAFDDVPKIDIVIVTHNHYDHLDIATLKRLIERDSPRLVTPLGNDTIIRSDVPRLEADVMDWGDRIEIGNDVTIHCEPCHHWSARGMGDRRMALWAAFVLETPGGKIYHIGDTGYAEGKHYRELKAKHGDIRLAIMPIGAYEPRWFMKAQHQNPEEAIEGFRLSGASFGIGHHFGTFQLTNEGIDDPPKALVTAMSAAGIGNDRFKGLRPGQQFEVPRAGA, via the coding sequence ATGAACAGACGCAGTTTTTTCAAATGGTCAGGCTTCGGGCTCGTCGCCGCTGCAATCGGAGGTCTCGGCTTGCGCGAAGCACAGGCGGGCAATCGCTATTACACCGGTCCGATCTCGGATCATTTCGACGGCAAGGTGTTCTTCAACCCGGGCGGCGAAGAGCCCCGTGGCTTCACCGATCTCCTGCGCTGGCAGCTCGGCGGCGGCAAGATAGACTGGCCGAAGGCCGTGGCTGCGGCCGATTTCGTTACGACCAGGCCGGAGCCGCGTGTCGAAGGGAGCCGACTGGTCGTCACCATGGTCGGCCATGCAACGCTTCTCATCCAGACGGCGGGGCTCAACATCCTGACCGATCCGGTCTGGTCGGAACGGGCAAGCCCCGTCTCGTTTGCCGGACCGAAGCGCAACAATCCGCCGGGTGTCGCTTTCGACGATGTGCCGAAGATCGACATCGTGATCGTCACGCACAACCACTACGACCATCTCGACATCGCGACCCTGAAGCGACTGATCGAGCGCGACAGCCCGCGCCTCGTCACGCCGCTCGGAAACGACACGATCATTCGCAGCGACGTGCCTCGGTTGGAGGCTGACGTCATGGACTGGGGTGACCGGATCGAGATTGGCAACGACGTCACCATTCATTGCGAGCCCTGCCACCACTGGTCGGCGCGCGGTATGGGCGACCGTCGCATGGCGCTCTGGGCGGCCTTCGTTCTGGAGACACCGGGCGGCAAGATCTACCATATCGGCGACACCGGCTATGCCGAGGGCAAGCATTATCGCGAGCTCAAGGCCAAGCACGGCGACATCAGGCTCGCGATCATGCCGATCGGTGCCTATGAGCCTCGCTGGTTCATGAAGGCGCAACATCAGAACCCGGAAGAGGCGATCGAAGGCTTCCGCTTGAGCGGTGCATCCTTCGGCATCGGCCACCATTTCGGCACCTTCCAGCTGACCAATGAAGGGATCGACGATCCGCCGAAGGCGCTTGTGACCGCCATGTCGGCAGCGGGTATCGGCAATGACCGCTTCAAGGGATTGCGACCAGGCCAGCAGTTCGAGGTGCCGCGCGCCGGCGCCTGA
- the thiC gene encoding phosphomethylpyrimidine synthase ThiC translates to MNIAPNFSKPDVTTGPLPASTKILLAGDMHPDIRVPLRQIALHPTSGEPPVNVYDASGPYTDPQATIAIDQGLARHRIAWVEARGDVEAYDGRAVKPEDNGFVSADKLTPMFPVNHRPLRATGGKAVTQLAYARAGIITPEMEYVAIRENLGRKAAREALVRDGESFGAAIPDHVTPEFVRQEIASGRAIIPANINHPELEPMIIGRNFLVKINANIGNSAVTSSMAEEVEKMVWAIRWGADTVMDLSTGRNIHNIRDWILRNSPVPIGTVPLYQALEKVGGIAEDLTWEVYRDTLIEQAEQGVDYFTIHAGVRLHYIPLTVNRVTGIVSRGGSIMAKWCLHHHKESFLYEHFEEICDICRAYDVSFSLGDGLRPGSIADANDAAQFAELETLGELTKIAWEKDCQVMIEGPGHVPMHKIKENMDKQLKTCGEAPFYTLGPLTTDIAPGYDHITSGIGAAMIGWFGTAMLCYVTPKEHLGLPDRDDVKTGVITYKIAAHAADLAKGHPAAQLRDDALSRARFEFRWEDQFNLSLDPETARSMHDETLPKEAHKVAHFCSMCGPKFCSMRISHDIRAEAQKEGLTAMAEKYRAGGDLYMTADEVAALETGERP, encoded by the coding sequence ATGAACATTGCCCCTAACTTCTCAAAGCCCGACGTCACCACCGGGCCACTACCCGCTTCGACCAAGATCTTGTTGGCAGGGGACATGCACCCTGACATTCGCGTGCCCCTGCGCCAGATCGCGCTGCACCCGACCTCCGGCGAACCGCCCGTAAATGTCTATGACGCATCAGGCCCCTATACCGACCCGCAGGCGACCATCGCCATCGACCAGGGGCTTGCCCGGCACCGGATAGCCTGGGTGGAGGCACGCGGGGATGTCGAGGCCTATGACGGGCGTGCCGTGAAGCCCGAGGACAACGGCTTCGTCTCGGCCGATAAGCTGACTCCGATGTTTCCCGTGAATCATCGTCCACTGCGCGCAACAGGCGGCAAGGCGGTGACCCAGCTTGCCTATGCCCGCGCCGGCATCATCACGCCGGAAATGGAATATGTGGCGATCCGCGAAAACCTTGGCCGGAAGGCTGCAAGGGAAGCGCTTGTCCGCGACGGCGAGAGTTTCGGCGCCGCGATCCCCGATCACGTGACGCCGGAATTCGTCCGCCAGGAGATCGCCTCGGGCCGGGCGATCATCCCGGCCAACATCAATCATCCCGAACTGGAGCCGATGATCATCGGCCGGAACTTCCTGGTGAAGATCAACGCCAATATCGGAAATTCCGCCGTCACCTCTTCCATGGCCGAGGAAGTCGAGAAGATGGTCTGGGCGATTCGCTGGGGGGCCGATACGGTCATGGATCTCTCGACCGGCCGCAACATTCACAACATCCGCGACTGGATCCTGCGCAATTCACCCGTGCCGATCGGCACCGTGCCGCTCTACCAAGCGCTGGAAAAGGTCGGCGGCATCGCCGAAGACCTGACCTGGGAGGTCTATCGCGACACGCTGATCGAGCAGGCCGAACAGGGCGTCGACTACTTCACCATCCATGCCGGCGTGCGGCTGCATTACATCCCGCTGACCGTCAACCGCGTGACCGGCATCGTTTCGCGCGGTGGTTCGATTATGGCCAAGTGGTGTCTGCATCATCACAAGGAGAGCTTCCTCTACGAGCATTTCGAGGAGATCTGCGACATCTGCCGCGCTTATGATGTCTCCTTCTCGCTGGGCGATGGCTTGCGCCCCGGCTCGATCGCCGATGCCAATGATGCCGCCCAGTTTGCCGAACTGGAGACGCTGGGTGAGCTGACCAAGATTGCCTGGGAGAAGGATTGCCAGGTGATGATCGAAGGCCCCGGCCATGTTCCCATGCACAAGATCAAGGAGAACATGGACAAGCAGCTGAAGACCTGCGGCGAGGCCCCCTTCTATACGCTGGGGCCGCTGACGACGGATATTGCACCCGGCTACGACCACATCACCTCCGGCATCGGGGCGGCGATGATCGGCTGGTTCGGTACGGCGATGCTCTGCTATGTGACGCCGAAGGAGCATCTGGGTCTGCCCGACCGCGACGACGTGAAGACCGGCGTCATCACCTACAAGATTGCGGCCCATGCCGCCGACCTCGCCAAGGGGCATCCGGCAGCGCAGCTGCGCGACGATGCGCTTTCCCGCGCCCGCTTCGAATTCCGCTGGGAAGACCAGTTCAACCTGTCGCTCGACCCGGAAACGGCGCGCTCCATGCATGACGAGACGCTGCCGAAGGAGGCGCACAAGGTGGCGCATTTCTGCTCGATGTGCGGGCCGAAATTCTGCTCGATGCGCATCTCGCATGACATCCGCGCCGAGGCCCAGAAGGAGGGCCTGACCGCCATGGCGGAGAAATACCGCGCCGGCGGCGATCTCTACATGACGGCGGACGAGGTCGCAGCGCTCGAAACGGGAGAGCGGCCATGA
- the trmD gene encoding tRNA (guanosine(37)-N1)-methyltransferase TrmD: MGFKASILTLYPDMFPGHLGHALAGRALERGDWSLEAVQIRDFAEDKHRSVDDTPSGGGAGMVLKPDVLARAIDSIADDGRPRLLMSPRGCPLTQERVRALGAGEGVVIVCGRFEGVDQRVIDARQLEEVSVGDYILSGGEPAALTLLDAVVRILPGVMGNQLSGVHESFEGGLLEHPQYTRPQIFEGMEIPQILMSGNHAAIEKWRHEQAVVLTRERRPDLLPIQPVKK, encoded by the coding sequence ATGGGTTTCAAGGCTTCGATCCTGACGCTCTATCCGGACATGTTTCCTGGTCATCTGGGCCATGCTCTCGCGGGACGCGCGCTTGAGCGCGGCGACTGGTCGCTGGAAGCCGTGCAAATCCGCGACTTCGCCGAAGACAAGCATCGAAGCGTCGATGATACCCCCTCCGGCGGCGGCGCCGGCATGGTCCTTAAGCCCGATGTTCTCGCGCGCGCCATTGATTCCATAGCCGACGATGGAAGACCTCGGCTGCTGATGAGCCCGCGCGGTTGTCCGCTCACGCAAGAACGAGTCCGCGCCCTTGGCGCTGGCGAGGGGGTGGTAATCGTCTGTGGCCGTTTCGAAGGTGTCGATCAACGCGTAATTGACGCGCGCCAGTTGGAAGAGGTGTCGGTCGGCGATTATATCCTCTCCGGCGGTGAACCGGCGGCCTTGACCCTTCTCGATGCCGTCGTGCGCATCCTCCCCGGCGTGATGGGTAACCAGCTTTCCGGCGTGCATGAGAGCTTCGAGGGCGGATTGCTGGAACACCCGCAATACACCCGGCCCCAAATCTTCGAGGGCATGGAGATCCCGCAGATCCTCATGTCGGGTAATCACGCGGCCATCGAGAAGTGGCGTCATGAACAGGCTGTTGTCCTGACGCGCGAAAGGCGTCCCGATCTTTTGCCTATTCAGCCGGTGAAGAAGTAA
- a CDS encoding chorismate mutase: MIDPSVKEQLSGYRQSIDNIDAALVHMLAERFRCTKAVGVLKATHELPPADPAREEYQISRLRRLAQDANLDPDFAEKFLNFIIKEVIRHHEAIAAEHGGVTEKTA, translated from the coding sequence ATGATTGATCCGTCCGTCAAGGAGCAGCTTTCCGGCTATCGCCAGTCGATCGACAACATCGACGCGGCGCTGGTCCACATGCTGGCGGAACGCTTCCGCTGCACCAAGGCTGTCGGCGTGCTGAAGGCCACACACGAATTGCCGCCCGCCGATCCGGCGCGCGAGGAATACCAGATTTCCCGCCTGCGCCGTCTGGCCCAGGATGCCAATCTGGATCCGGATTTCGCCGAGAAGTTCCTGAACTTCATCATCAAGGAAGTCATCCGGCATCATGAAGCCATTGCCGCCGAACATGGCGGTGTCACCGAAAAGACCGCCTGA